Proteins from a genomic interval of Scomber japonicus isolate fScoJap1 chromosome 10, fScoJap1.pri, whole genome shotgun sequence:
- the nrsn1 gene encoding neurensin-1 has translation MTSCSEICGSEYGEQAQASKNYQQYGVRSYLHQFYEECTASIWERDEDFQIQRSPSRWSSLLWKVCLAFGALILFAGLIVIMVGYATPARIEAFGEDDLLFVDSHAVSFNSALDVCKLTGAVLFCVGGTSMAVGLLLSAFAKSYSKEELYLQQKFKERLADLHATVGTPIMRAPTPGEGKVPVTLSKVQSIQPVTTKSET, from the exons ATGACGTCTTGCTCAGAGATTTGTGGGTCGGAGTATGGTGAGCAAGCCCAAGCCAGCAAGAACTACCAGCAGTATGGAGTCCGCTCCTACCTACACCAG TTTTATGAGGAGTGCACAGCTTCTATCTGGGAACGTGATGAAGATTTTCAGATTCAGAGATCGCCTAGCAGGTGGAGCTCTTTACTCTGGAAG gTCTGTCTCGCGTTTGGAGCCCTGATCTTGTTTGCAGGACTTATTGTCATCATGGTGGGTTACGCTACTCCAGCCAGGATCGAAGCATTTGGCGAAGATGATCTACTTTTTGTTGACAG CCACGCTGTCAGTTTCAACAGTGCACTAGATGTTTGTAAGTTGACTGGTGCTGTGCTGTTCTGTGTGGGAGGCACCTCCATGGCTGTGGGTCTCCTGCTGTCTGCCTTTGCCAAAAGCTACTCCAAAGAGGAATTGTATCTGCAGCAGAAGTTTAAGGAGAGGTTGGCAGATCTGCATGCAACAGTTG GTACCCCCATAATGAGAGCACCAACCCCTGGGGAGGGAAAGGTGCCAGTCACACTCTCCAAAGTCCAGAGTATCCAGCCAGTGACCACAAAGTCGGAGACCTGA